The genomic DNA TGCCGTCGGCATTGGCGCTCTGGATCGACCGGACATGATAGTCGCCGCCCGCGCGCACCATCGGTGGATGCGCCGCATAAAAGGCCAGGCCCAGTTCCTCACCGGCATGGCCCGCCAGCCGCAGATATTCCTGCGCCGCCGGCTCGGCATTGATTTCGGTCACGATCCGGTCCTGCGGGATCGCGCCGGTCACGACCATCTTCGCCGCGCCGGGCCGATAATGCTGTGCCTTGAACACATGGATGGGCCGGGCGGTGGACAGGATCGCGATCACCGCCGCGCGGCGATGGAAGCGCCCGCCCTGGAAGATCGCGGTTTCGCGGAACGCCAGCCCGTCGCCTGACGATCCGCCGATCAGTGGAATGTCGCCCAGCGCATCCTGGATCGTCATCGTCAGCAATTCTTCCCGATGCGACAGGCCATCAACCAGGAACAGGGCGACATGATTGACCTTGTCGCCCAGACGGCGGCTGTCGCGATCCGCGATTGCCGCCAGCGCGCGTATCGCTTCGCGCGCGGCGACCGGGTCGAAGGCGTCGATGTCGTCGAAAATATGGGAAGCGAGGTGGAAGCCATCCGCCGGGAAACCGATGACGCTCAGGCTATCCTCGTCATAGCCCGCCTCGGTCAGCTCGCCCGAACTGGTGCAGCCGATGGCGACGACATGCTCGCTATGCCGATTGACCGCGCGGGCCAGCACATCGCGATCCAGCCGGTGCGAGCAGAATAGCAGCATCCCGGCCAGTGGCGCGTCGCCCAATTGCCGGGCGACCTCTGCCATCGCCACTGCCGGATCAGGCGCGTGACTCGACGCGAAGCCGATCTCCGACGCTAGCATGGTCATGTCTCTCTCCCCCGGCCTTCCCTGATTTTTCAGGGTTATGCACCGTCTTGCGCCCGATTGTCATCCGGCGAAATCGAGCGCCCTATCGCGTTACGGCATCCCCTCGCGGCGGTTCTCCCGCCACTGTCAGCAGGTCATTTTCCGCGTCGCTGAAGATGCGCGACCGGACGATGAAGCGCACCCCTTCGGGGCTTTCCAGCGACATGCCCGCACCGCGCCCCGGCACCATGTCGATCGTCACCTGGGTATGGCGCCAATAGTCGAACTGCGCCGCGCCGATCCACACCGGAATGTCGTCCGCGACATGCCCCAGCAGCACATCCTGCGCGCCGACCCTGAACTCGCCGCGCGGGAAGCACATCGGCGCGGAGCCGTCGCAGCAGCCGCCCGACTGATGGAACATCAGCGGCCCATGTTTCTCCGCCAGCCGGCGCATCAGTGCCTCGGCATCCGGCGTCGCCAATATGCGTGGGGGCAGCCCGGTCATCCGCATCCTCCTGAAAAACGACGATGCGGCGGGCATCGGGGAAAGGATGCCCGCCGCCGTCGAAGGCGTGTTGGAGAGGAGAGCGCCTTCGACTGTTCGCAGCCTGTTTTAAAAGAAGCCCAGCGCCTTGGGGCTGTAGCTGACCAGCAGATTCTTGGTCTGCTGATAATGATCGAGCATCATCTTGTGGTTTTCGCGTCCGATGCCGGACTG from Sphingobium sp. CAP-1 includes the following:
- a CDS encoding FIST N-terminal domain-containing protein, which gives rise to MTMLASEIGFASSHAPDPAVAMAEVARQLGDAPLAGMLLFCSHRLDRDVLARAVNRHSEHVVAIGCTSSGELTEAGYDEDSLSVIGFPADGFHLASHIFDDIDAFDPVAAREAIRALAAIADRDSRRLGDKVNHVALFLVDGLSHREELLTMTIQDALGDIPLIGGSSGDGLAFRETAIFQGGRFHRRAAVIAILSTARPIHVFKAQHYRPGAAKMVVTGAIPQDRIVTEINAEPAAQEYLRLAGHAGEELGLAFYAAHPPMVRAGGDYHVRSIQSANADGSLTFYCAIDEGIVLTVGEPIDRIAGMEAMFTDIAAHVGPVDRIIAFDCVLNRIDAEQRQIGRAVSELYGRHRVIGFNTYGEQYHALHVNQTFSGLAIGR
- a CDS encoding DUF779 domain-containing protein, giving the protein MTGLPPRILATPDAEALMRRLAEKHGPLMFHQSGGCCDGSAPMCFPRGEFRVGAQDVLLGHVADDIPVWIGAAQFDYWRHTQVTIDMVPGRGAGMSLESPEGVRFIVRSRIFSDAENDLLTVAGEPPRGDAVTR